Proteins encoded together in one Alphaproteobacteria bacterium window:
- a CDS encoding MerR family transcriptional regulator — protein MKQATLPFLRNLTEDVSSDGMRGPKKNDSNNIVEAVCDITEAKVFDKQVDSTLIDSTKDKQFSDAIEEDYISDGKVLSKKSENAYHTIGETSDLLGVPTHVLRFWEEKFSILNPVKRNGGRRYYRPLDLKRLKQIKDLLYTQGYTIKGVQQLFKSKKTDIPPVERKDLPEPASNATLKEELNKMLNEVITLRQFLKN, from the coding sequence ATGAAACAAGCCACGCTTCCTTTTTTAAGGAATTTAACTGAAGATGTATCTTCTGATGGAATGCGTGGGCCCAAAAAAAATGATTCTAATAACATTGTTGAAGCTGTTTGTGATATCACTGAAGCTAAGGTTTTTGATAAACAGGTTGATTCGACTTTGATTGATTCTACGAAAGACAAACAATTTTCTGATGCGATTGAAGAAGATTATATATCTGATGGCAAGGTATTGTCTAAAAAATCAGAAAATGCATATCATACGATAGGTGAAACATCTGATTTATTAGGTGTTCCAACACATGTGTTACGTTTTTGGGAAGAAAAATTTTCTATTTTAAATCCGGTTAAGCGTAATGGAGGTAGGCGATATTATCGTCCACTAGATCTTAAGCGTTTAAAACAAATTAAAGATTTGCTCTATACTCAAGGCTACACAATCAAAGGTGTGCAGCAGCTCTTTAAAAGCAAAAAAACGGATATTCCTCCTGTCGAGAGAAAAGATCTTCCTGAGCCCGCTTCGAATGCAACATTAAAAGAAGAATTGAACAAAATGTTGAATGAAGTTATTACGTTGAGACAATTTTTAAAAAATTAA
- the plsX gene encoding phosphate acyltransferase PlsX, translating into MTKKIIVALDAMGGDRAPEIVVEGAALARERHLGVHYLFFGIESKIKPLLEKHKELSKVSEIVHTDDVISADVRPSAALRTGRKSSMWLAVESVRDELAGGVVSAGNTGALMASSRYVLGMIPGIMRPAIASFLPTPNGECVMLDLGANAESAVEHLVQFAIMGDAFARTTLGLPEPKIGLLNIGTEETKGTESVRQAYAVLKKMSSNETDFPLNFHGFIEGNDIALGTTDIVVTDGFSGNVALKAIEGTSKLFSALLKQTVQHSIWAKIGFLLAKPAFDKLKERVDPRRYNGAVFLGINGSVVKSHGGTDAFGFSNAIGITADMIHNGFIDRVRDEIERISHLVFSKSV; encoded by the coding sequence GTGACTAAAAAAATCATCGTTGCCCTCGATGCGATGGGCGGCGATAGGGCTCCTGAAATAGTTGTCGAAGGTGCTGCATTAGCACGTGAGCGGCATTTAGGAGTCCATTATCTTTTTTTCGGCATCGAATCAAAGATAAAACCTCTTTTAGAAAAGCATAAAGAGCTTTCTAAAGTGTCTGAGATTGTTCATACAGATGATGTTATTTCTGCAGATGTACGTCCTTCAGCAGCATTAAGAACGGGTCGGAAGTCTAGCATGTGGTTAGCCGTCGAATCTGTTCGTGATGAGCTTGCTGGTGGTGTCGTTTCTGCAGGTAATACAGGCGCTTTAATGGCATCTTCACGCTACGTCTTAGGGATGATTCCCGGTATTATGCGTCCTGCAATTGCTTCATTTTTGCCTACCCCTAATGGTGAGTGCGTTATGCTTGATTTAGGCGCAAACGCAGAATCTGCTGTTGAGCATTTAGTTCAATTTGCAATCATGGGTGATGCTTTTGCACGTACAACATTAGGCTTACCAGAGCCTAAAATTGGGTTGTTGAATATTGGCACAGAAGAAACAAAAGGCACTGAATCTGTTCGTCAAGCTTATGCTGTGCTTAAAAAAATGAGTTCAAATGAAACCGACTTTCCCTTAAACTTCCATGGGTTTATTGAAGGTAATGACATTGCACTTGGCACAACGGATATCGTTGTGACAGATGGTTTTTCAGGTAATGTTGCTTTAAAAGCCATAGAAGGCACGTCAAAACTTTTTAGCGCCTTATTAAAACAAACTGTCCAGCATTCAATTTGGGCAAAAATTGGTTTCTTATTAGCGAAACCAGCCTTTGACAAATTAAAAGAACGTGTTGATCCAAGACGTTACAATGGTGCTGTTTTTTTAGGTATTAATGGATCCGTTGTTAAAAGTCATGGCGGTACGGATGCTTTTGGGTTTTCAAATGCTATTGGTATTACAGCTGATATGATTCATAATGGTTTTATTGATCGTGTACGTGATGAAATAGAGCGTATATCGCATCTTGTTTTTTCCAAATCCGTCTGA
- a CDS encoding beta-ketoacyl-ACP synthase III: MEFRSRLIGVGSYLPEKVLTNDDLPAILETSHEWIMERTGIAQRHIAATNELTSDLGYQAALKALEYASISPQSIDLIIVATSTPDRTFPSTAVEIQSKLGIYNGFAFDLQAVCSGFLYALITADNYIKSGSVKRVLVIGAEIFSRIVDWNDRSTCILFGDGAGAVIMQAEHKLNLPNESGILASKLCSDGRYADLLYTDGGPAMSEKVGKIHMQGREVFKHAVEKMSSVSAEVLNQSGYNIDDISKIIPHQANTRILQSVSKKLNCPYSKIMSTIDKHANTSAASIPLALDYGIRTEQINSQDLILLMALGAGFTWGSAIVRL; the protein is encoded by the coding sequence ATGGAATTCAGATCACGTTTAATCGGTGTAGGAAGTTATTTACCAGAAAAAGTTCTGACGAATGATGATCTGCCTGCAATATTAGAAACGTCTCATGAATGGATTATGGAGCGCACTGGGATTGCTCAAAGACATATTGCGGCTACCAATGAACTAACATCAGATTTAGGGTATCAAGCAGCTTTAAAGGCGCTTGAATACGCATCTATCTCGCCACAATCAATCGATCTTATTATTGTTGCAACATCTACACCTGATCGCACTTTTCCGTCGACTGCTGTTGAAATTCAATCAAAATTGGGTATTTATAACGGTTTTGCATTTGATCTTCAAGCTGTTTGTAGTGGTTTTTTGTACGCGTTGATTACGGCTGATAATTATATTAAATCTGGTTCTGTAAAACGCGTGCTTGTGATAGGTGCTGAAATTTTTTCGCGTATTGTCGATTGGAATGATAGATCAACCTGTATTCTTTTTGGGGATGGGGCAGGGGCTGTTATTATGCAAGCTGAGCACAAACTCAATCTTCCAAACGAATCTGGCATTCTTGCATCGAAATTATGTTCTGATGGTCGTTATGCAGATCTTCTTTATACCGATGGTGGACCTGCAATGTCTGAAAAAGTTGGTAAAATTCATATGCAAGGTCGCGAAGTATTTAAGCATGCCGTTGAAAAAATGTCGAGTGTAAGTGCTGAAGTATTGAATCAATCTGGATATAACATCGACGATATTTCTAAAATTATTCCGCATCAAGCAAATACACGCATTTTACAAAGTGTTTCAAAAAAACTAAATTGTCCTTATTCAAAAATTATGTCAACAATTGATAAACACGCCAATACTTCTGCAGCGTCTATTCCATTAGCTTTAGATTACGGTATAAGAACTGAACAAATTAATAGTCAAGATTTAATTTTGTTAATGGCTTTAGGTGCTGGATTTACTTGGGGTTCAGCAATAGTACGTCTTTAA
- the rpmF gene encoding 50S ribosomal protein L32, which translates to MAVPKKKISKSRRGMRRAHQALVGVSSSECSNCGEPKLPHHMCGSCGHYDQREVISSPIES; encoded by the coding sequence ATGGCTGTACCTAAGAAGAAAATATCGAAATCCCGTCGTGGTATGAGACGCGCTCATCAAGCGCTTGTAGGCGTTTCATCAAGTGAGTGCTCAAATTGTGGTGAACCTAAGCTTCCGCATCACATGTGTGGTTCGTGTGGTCATTATGATCAACGCGAAGTTATTTCTAGTCCCATCGAGTCTTAA
- a CDS encoding integration host factor subunit alpha: MSGETITRAHLTEAIHNQVGLSRADSAQLVESVLDEMSKTLETGLSVKISSFASFILRDKSKRVGRNPRTGIEATITPRRVVLFRPSQLLRKKINAKIK; encoded by the coding sequence ATGAGCGGCGAAACAATAACACGAGCCCATTTAACGGAAGCGATTCATAACCAAGTTGGTTTATCGCGTGCCGATTCTGCGCAGCTTGTTGAATCTGTTTTAGACGAAATGTCTAAAACGCTTGAAACAGGATTAAGCGTCAAAATATCATCTTTTGCCAGCTTTATTTTGCGTGATAAAAGCAAAAGGGTTGGGCGTAATCCAAGAACGGGTATTGAAGCCACCATTACACCGCGTCGTGTTGTGCTTTTTAGACCTTCTCAGCTTTTGCGTAAAAAGATAAATGCAAAGATTAAGTAG